One region of Juglans regia cultivar Chandler chromosome 4, Walnut 2.0, whole genome shotgun sequence genomic DNA includes:
- the LOC108998392 gene encoding abscisic acid receptor PYL12-like gives MMMSRYHNPVLSANQCGSFQVQTIDAPLPLVWSVVRRFENPKAYKQFVRSSTMRAGNNGGIGSIRDVKLVSGLPARTSTERLEKLDDDMHIMIFSIIGGDHRLVNYRSTTTLYEKAEEKTTVVIESYVVDVPLGSSKEDTCTFADTIIGCNLKCLARMTEKMARAGNLDF, from the exons ATGATGATGAGTCGCTACCACAACCCCGTCCTCTCAGCAAACCAGTGCGGTTCATTCCAAGTCCAAACCATAGACGCACCCCTTCCCCTAGTTTGGTCCGTGGTCCGCCGCTTCGAGAACCCAAAAGCATACAAGCAGTTCGTCCGGAGTAGCACCATGCGCGCTGGCAATAATGGCGGCATAGGAAGCATACGTGACGTGAAGCTTGTTTCCGGCTTACCAGCCAGAACTAGCACCGAGAGGCTTGAAAAGCTCGACGACGATATGCACATCATGATTTTCAGCATCATTGGTGGCGATCACCGGCTCGTGAATTATCGTTCTACCACAACTTTGTATGAGAAGGCCGAGGAAAAGACGACGGTGGTGATCGAGTCGTACGTGGTGGATGTTCCCTTGGGAAGTAGTAAGGAGGATACGTGCACTTTTGCGGATACTATAATTGGATGCAAccttaag TGTTTGGCTAGGATGACCGAGAAGATGGCTCGTGCAGGGAATCTTGATTTTTAA
- the LOC109011296 gene encoding peroxisome biogenesis protein 7, translating to MPVFKTPFNGYSVKFSPFYESRLAVATSQNFGILGNGRLHVLDLPSSPTPQISELASFETADGVYDLAWSESHESLLVAAVADGSLKIYDLALPASSNPIRSFHEHTREVHSADYNPVRRDSFLSSSWDDTVKLWTIDRPTSVRTFKEHAYCVYSAVWNPRHGDVFASASGDCTLRIWDVREPGSTMIIPAHEFEVLSCDWNKYDDCCIATASVDKTIKVWDVRSYRVPVSVLNGHGYAVRKVKFSPHRQSLMVSCSYDMTVCLWDYMVEDALVGRYDHHTEFAVGVDMSVLVEGLLASTGWDELVYVWQHGTDPRAF from the coding sequence ATGCCGGTCTTCAAAACCCCATTCAACGGCTATTCCGTCAAGTTCAGTCCCTTCTACGAATCCCGTCTCGCCGTCGCCACCTCCCAGAACTTCGGCATCCTTGGCAACGGCCGCCTCCACGTCCTCGACCTGCCTTCATCTCCAACCCCCCAAATCTCTGAGCTCGCCTCCTTCGAAACTGCCGACGGCGTCTACGACCTTGCCTGGTCCGAGTCCCACGAGTCCCTCCTAGTAGCCGCCGTCGCCGATGGCTCCCTCAAGATCTACGACCTTGCCCTCCCCGCTTCCTCCAACCCCATCCGCTCCTTCCACGAGCATACCCGCGAGGTCCACTCGGCAGACTACAACCCCGTCCGCCGCGACTccttcctctcttcctcctggGACGATACCGTGAAGCTCTGGACCATCGACCGCCCCACCTCCGTCCGCACCTTCAAGGAGCACGCCTACTGCGTCTACTCTGCCGTCTGGAACCCCCGCCACGGCGACGTATTCGCCTCAGCCTCCGGCGACTGCACCCTACGCATCTGGGACGTACGTGAGCCGGGCTCCACCATGATCATCCCCGCTCACGAATTCGAGGTCCTCTCCTGCGACTGGAACAAGTACGACGATTGTTGTATCGCCACGGCTTCCGTGGACAAGACGATCAAGGTCTGGGACGTGAGGAGCTACAGGGTCCCGGTCTCGGTTCTGAATGGGCACGGCTACGCTGTGAGGAAGGTGAAGTTCTCGCCTCACAGGCAAAGTCTGATGGTGTCGTGCTCGTACGACATGACCGTGTGCTTGTGGGATTATATGGTGGAGGACGCGCTCGTGGGGCGGTACGATCACCACACGGAGTTTGCAGTCGGGGTGGATATGAGCGTGCTTGTAGAGGGTTTGCTCGCCAGTACCGGCTGGGATGAGCTCGTCTATGTTTGGCAGCACGGAACCGACCCGAGAGCTTTCTAA
- the LOC108998367 gene encoding uncharacterized protein LOC108998367 — protein MKNTIRCCISCILPCGALDVIRIVHSNGHVEEISGTIRASEIMKAYPKHVLKKPSSSSDDGCVPKIVIVPPDAELRRGKIYFLMPVPSNPEKNRSRSSSTRKKRRSEPDNNPNNATSMTKPLISDQYLSEILSDQKLSTHRDRSRRDRVGVWRPHLESICESPSDHV, from the coding sequence ATGAAAAACACCATTAGATGCTGCATCTCTTGCATTCTACCATGTGGAGCTCTCGACGTAATACGCATAGTACACAGCAATGGCCACGTGGAAGAGATCAGCGGGACAATCCGAGCCAGCGAGATTATGAAGGCCTACCCTAAGCACGTCCTAAAGAAACCCTCTTCTTCATCAGACGACGGTTGTGTCCCAAAGATTGTGATAGTCCCACCGGACGCAGAGCTTCGACGCGGAAAGATATACTTCCTCATGCCGGTACCTTCAAACCCGGAAAAAAATCGATCGAGATCATCATCCacgagaaagaaaagaagatcaGAGCCCGATAACAACCCCAACAACGCTACGTCAATGACAAAACCATTGATATCGGATCAGTACTTGAGTGAAATACTCTCGGATCAGAAGCTTTCCACGCATAGGGATCGCAGCAGGCGAGACCGTGTTGGGGTATGGAGGCCTCACTTAGAGAGCATTTGTGAGTCTCCAAGTGATCATGTTTGA
- the LOC108998410 gene encoding trihelix transcription factor ASIL1-like, translating into MGDLTDTLSPPSTTPPAAAHSRPLPVREDCWSEDATSTLVDAWGRRYLELNRGNLRQKDWQDVADAVNALHGHTKKTHRTDVQCKNRIDTIKKKYKIEKARVSSSDGTLASSWPFFERLDALIGSNVSVKKPPPQPSPSLSPSPPVAVHLYNKKMAPSPSTALVVLPQKRTASAMDEGFSRRNYSAMAAAAAAAASAEDDVEDEDEEEEEEEERESEELEEREGMRRLARAIETFGEVYERVEREKLMQMVELEKQRMQFAKDLEVQRMNMFMDTQVQLEKIKRGKRSRSNDLYS; encoded by the coding sequence ATGGGTGACCTTACGGATACCCTCTCGCCTCCGTCGACGACCCCACCTGCCGCTGCTCACTCCCGCCCCTTGCCGGTCCGAGAGGACTGCTGGAGCGAGGACGCCACCTCCACTCTGGTTGACGCCTGGGGCCGCCGTTACCTCGAGCTTAACCGGGGGAACCTCCGTCAGAAGGACTGGCAGGACGTGGCCGACGCCGTCAATGCCCTCCACGGCCACACCAAGAAAACCCACCGTACTGACGTCCAGTGCAAAAACCGGATCGACACCATCAAGAAAAAGTACAAGATCgagaaggctagggtttcttcctCCGACGGAACCCTCGCCTCTTCTTGGCCTTTCTTCGAACGCCTCGACGCTCTCATCGGATCCAACGTCTCCGTCAAAAAACCACCTCCGCAACCGTCTCCGTCCTTGTCGCCTTCTCCGCCGGTGGCCGTCCATCTCTACAACAAGAAAATGGCGCCATCACCATCTACTGCGCTGGTGGTGTTGCCGCAGAAGAGGACGGCTTCGGCGATGGACGAGGGGTTTTCTAGGAGGAACTACTCGGCCATGGCGGCTgcggctgctgctgctgcttcggCGGAAGATGACGtggaggatgaggatgaggaggaggaggaggaggaggagagggagagcGAAGAgttggaggagagagaggggatgAGGAGGCTGGCGAGGGCGATAGAGACATTCGGAGAGGTGTACGAGAGGGTGGAGAGGGAAAAGTTGATGCAGATGGTTGAGTTGGAGAAGCAAAGGATGCAGTTCGCTAAGGACTTGGAGGTGCAGA